A single region of the Coregonus clupeaformis isolate EN_2021a chromosome 16, ASM2061545v1, whole genome shotgun sequence genome encodes:
- the gatc gene encoding glutamyl-tRNA(Gln) amidotransferase subunit C, mitochondrial: MSVVVNSTRRLQTLTFNLGPLCYHRGVTGASIISHDRKSKQNFSCCRWTHLITLVHQYSTRITNSKVPRVATWEPVLENQLPPPSQVSVDLVDKLERLALVDFRNEEGLACLEKAIRFADQLHVVDTDGIDPMDSVLEERALYLREDAVAEGDCAEELLQLSKNTVEEYFVAPPGNIPLPKREERVAMLKHSEF, translated from the exons ATGTCTGTAGTAGTGAATTCTACACGAAGGTTACAGACCCTAACATTTAATCTAGGGCCTTTATGCTACCACCGAGGTGTCACAGGAGCTTCAATAATTTCACATGACCGAAAATCCAAGCAAAACTTTAGCTGCTGTCGTTGGACTCATCTGATAACTTTAGTACATCAATACAGTACCCGAATTACCAACTCTAAG GTGCCCAGGGTAGCAACATGGGAGCCTGTATTGGAGAACCAGCTACCCCCA CCTAGCCAAGTCTCTGTAGACCTTGTTGACAAATTGGAGCGACTAGCCTTGGTGGATTTCCGCAACGAGGAGGGGCTGGCTTGTCTGGAGAAAGCCATCCGATTTGCAGATCAGCTCCATGTTGTTGACACAGATGGGATTGACCCAATGGATTCAgttctggaggagag GGCACTGTATCTGAGGGAGGATGCCGTGGCAGAGGGGGACTGTGCAGAGGAACTGCTCCAGCTCTCCAAAAACACAGTGGAGGAGTACTTTGTGGCACCGCCAG GTAACATTCCACTaccgaagagagaggagagagttgcgATGTTGAAGCACTCAGAGTTCTGA